AGACCTGCATAGCCATCCTCTCTTTCCATAAACTCATACCCGAATCCCGGCCGCCAATGGCGGGCATACGGCACGGCCCCTGAAATGGTCCGGATACGATCGTTTCTCGCCGTCTCGCCCCTGACCACCAGGACGAACGTGTCGTCAAATCCCAGAGGGGGCGTCACGCTGAGATTAAAACGCGAGGCGTACAACTGTCTGACTGTGTTGTAAACGTTCTCCGCATTGTGCTCGACAGGCTGCTTCAGAATAGCGGTCAGCGCGGTCCCGGTGTACTCAACATAAACATCAATACGCCCGGCGAGCAGGGCCTGCTGGCAGATGTAGGTCCCGCCCAGGTAGAAGCGGCGTTCCACCTGAAGCCCCGTTTGCTTTTGGAGGTACTGCGCCAGCATCTCGCCCAGGATAACCTGCTCGGTGAAGTTCTTGGAGCCGACCACGATCACCTGGCTGCGCGAGGGTCCGCAGGCGCAGAGAATTGCGACCAGCGGGATTGTCCACAATACTTTTTTCACGAGCTCGCCCCCGGAACCAGGCGACGCCCAGCCCAGCCCAGCAGGAAATCAGCCGCAAGGGCCATCAGCGCCGCCGGAATGGCCCCAGCCAGAATCACGCGATTATCCACCATCGCCAGTCCCCGGAAGATGAACTCGCCCAGTCCGCCGGCGCCGATTGCCGCGGCAATGGTCGCTATACCCACCGTGATCACCGTGGCCACGCGGATTCCGGCAAGGATCACGCCCAGGGCGAGGGGCAGTTCAACGTGCCACAGCAGTTGCCGGTCCGTCAAGCCCATGCCGCGTGCAGCCTCGCGCACACTCGGATCGACTCCCAGGATGCCGGTGTAAGTGTTGCGAATGACCGGCAGCAGCGCGTACCCGGCGAGGGCGGCGATGGCCAGCCGGTCAGCTCGCGCGCCCAGCCACGGCACCGGCAGCAGAAAGCCGAACAATGCCAGACTGGGAATCGTCTGAATGATGTTGGCGCCTCCCAATACAGGCTTGTTGAACGACGCGCGTCGGGTGATGAGGATTCCCAATGGAACGCCAATCGCAACTGCCAGCAGCATCGAAATTCCAACCAGCCAGCAGTGCTCGAGCGTCAGCGTCCAGATTTCAGCGCGATTCCTAATGAAAAATTCCAACAGGCTCATGATGAACTCCCCTTCGTTCCGGCTGTTTGGGATTCACGTGCGGACTGCAGCCCCTGCGACGTGTAATACGCTGAGATAGGCCTTGGCCGTGGGATCCTCAGAATGGAGGAAGTCGGTTCGTGAGTAGATTCCCGCCAGTTTGCCGGCCTCAAGCAGAGCGATGCGCGTGCCTACCGTCAGCGCCTCATGAATGTCGTGCGTTACAAAAACGATGGTCTTGCGCAAGCGTTCCTGCAAGGCAAGAAACTCCTTCTGAATCTCGGCCCGAGTGAGAGGATCGAGCGCGCCGAACGGCTCGTCCATCAGAAGAATCGGCGGGTCCGCAGCTAGAGCCCTTGCAACTCCCACGCGCTGCCGCTGGCCCCCGGAAAGTTCGCGGGGATAACGACCGCGGAATGTGCCGGGATCGAGCGCAACCATTTCGAGAAGCTCTTCTACACGCCGTAGCCTTTTTTCCTCGGCCCAGCCTTCCAATTGCGGTATAAGGCCGATGTTGCGTTCGACGGTGAAATGGGGAAGCAGGCCGACTTCCTGTATGACGTATCCGATTCCCCGCCGCAGCCGGATGGGGTCCCAGTCCAATACGGACCTTCCCTCGACCAGGACCTCGCCGCCGGAAGGGACCAGCAGGCGGTTGATCATCTTCAGCGTGGTTGTCTTGCCGCATCCACTGCGGCCGAGCAGTACCATCGTCTCCCCGGCCTCAACTTTCAGGTTCAAATCGGAGAGCACATCGCGCTGCCCGTCCCTCTGGTAGCGTACG
This portion of the Terriglobia bacterium genome encodes:
- a CDS encoding glycine betaine ABC transporter substrate-binding protein, with amino-acid sequence MKKVLWTIPLVAILCACGPSRSQVIVVGSKNFTEQVILGEMLAQYLQKQTGLQVERRFYLGGTYICQQALLAGRIDVYVEYTGTALTAILKQPVEHNAENVYNTVRQLYASRFNLSVTPPLGFDDTFVLVVRGETARNDRIRTISGAVPYARHWRPGFGYEFMEREDGYAGLVKAYGLKFGAPPRIMDLGLLYRALLDRQVDVVAGNSTDAQLEARDFVVLQDNKHYFPPYQAVPIVRTQTLSLHPAVYGALQQLAGKISDADMRQLNYQVTAEHRDVGQAVQEFLRGRHLDE
- a CDS encoding ABC transporter permease — its product is MSLLEFFIRNRAEIWTLTLEHCWLVGISMLLAVAIGVPLGILITRRASFNKPVLGGANIIQTIPSLALFGFLLPVPWLGARADRLAIAALAGYALLPVIRNTYTGILGVDPSVREAARGMGLTDRQLLWHVELPLALGVILAGIRVATVITVGIATIAAAIGAGGLGEFIFRGLAMVDNRVILAGAIPAALMALAADFLLGWAGRRLVPGASS
- a CDS encoding ATP-binding cassette domain-containing protein; protein product: MQQQVSPMIEFRNVRYQRDGQRDVLSDLNLKVEAGETMVLLGRSGCGKTTTLKMINRLLVPSGGEVLVEGRSVLDWDPIRLRRGIGYVIQEVGLLPHFTVERNIGLIPQLEGWAEEKRLRRVEELLEMVALDPGTFRGRYPRELSGGQRQRVGVARALAADPPILLMDEPFGALDPLTRAEIQKEFLALQERLRKTIVFVTHDIHEALTVGTRIALLEAGKLAGIYSRTDFLHSEDPTAKAYLSVLHVAGAAVRT